Proteins encoded together in one Neobacillus sp. FSL H8-0543 window:
- a CDS encoding glucosaminidase domain-containing protein, giving the protein MKKRRIIALALAGMLFTSTADASGTYTWKLQNSNWYYLTSTGKTVTGWVKDRNVWYFLGSNGAMKTGWLLDKNSWYYLDKNSGAMKTGWVIDAGKWYFLSTSGAMKTGWVYTGDSWYFLDKSGAMKTGWVFTGDSWYFLDKSGAMKTGWLDDGTAKYYLSSSGAMVTGQKLIDGKPFEFAPSGSMVTTTVGWFQDGTTRLYINADGSLHTGWLTEEDKTYFFNENGRVITGWLTDENMRYYFGADGVMVTGLQTIGGQVYYFGTDGVMQTGWLSEANKTYYFGSDGAAHKGWFTEDQKTYYFNADGSMQTGWLTEGGKMFYFGNDGVMQTGWLTDSEKRYFLGSDGAAKIGWFNDTINSYYFGTNAEMLTGWVLDNNNWYYLNADGPMVKGWILSNQKWYFLNNNGIMQTGWLLDGGYWYYLNTKGDMHIGWILVDSKWYYLDAKGKMVTGQQIIGGKTYVFFDNGALNEGPIITKTNYSVTLEQMVDIQIKLKDSPQTDKYRNSKAYVHSDYITVDPATPTKGIVNTNILNVREATNVTSHIFGILKLGDAVTIKTTVGAWHEIAYNTWRNAKPEDVSTYVNPANISSTSAEYFQFLILNKNAGTSAKELNEKTLAGKGILDGKAGAFIEGSLKYNVNEIYLISHALLETGNGLSNLAKGILVDSVDGVSVTPRTVFNMYGIGAVDLNPEKLGAEYAYKMGWFTPELAIIGGAEFIGEKYINHPTHQQNTLYKMRWNPANPGVHQYATDIGWATKQVFNIKRIYDSINNYTLYYDIPLFK; this is encoded by the coding sequence TTGAAAAAAAGACGAATAATAGCGTTAGCTTTGGCTGGGATGTTGTTTACCTCAACTGCCGATGCAAGTGGGACGTATACCTGGAAGCTGCAAAACAGTAATTGGTACTACCTGACATCTACTGGTAAAACAGTTACTGGTTGGGTAAAGGATAGAAATGTATGGTACTTTTTAGGTAGTAATGGTGCAATGAAAACTGGCTGGCTGTTGGACAAAAATTCATGGTATTACTTAGATAAGAATAGTGGTGCAATGAAAACTGGCTGGGTAATTGATGCTGGCAAATGGTACTTTCTTTCGACTAGCGGTGCGATGAAAACAGGTTGGGTCTATACTGGTGATAGTTGGTATTTCCTTGATAAAAGCGGTGCAATGAAAACAGGTTGGGTCTTTACTGGTGATAGTTGGTATTTTCTTGATAAAAGCGGTGCAATGAAAACAGGTTGGCTTGATGATGGCACGGCTAAATATTATTTAAGCTCAAGCGGTGCAATGGTTACTGGTCAAAAATTAATTGACGGAAAACCTTTCGAATTTGCCCCGTCAGGTTCAATGGTCACAACAACCGTTGGTTGGTTTCAAGATGGTACAACACGCTTATATATTAATGCTGATGGATCGTTGCATACAGGCTGGCTGACAGAAGAAGACAAGACCTATTTCTTTAATGAAAATGGCCGTGTTATTACAGGCTGGTTGACCGACGAAAATATGAGGTATTATTTCGGAGCCGATGGTGTAATGGTAACTGGCTTGCAAACGATTGGCGGTCAAGTTTACTATTTTGGAACCGATGGTGTCATGCAAACTGGCTGGCTGAGTGAAGCAAATAAAACCTATTATTTTGGATCAGATGGTGCTGCTCATAAAGGCTGGTTTACAGAAGACCAAAAAACCTATTACTTCAATGCCGATGGTTCAATGCAAACGGGTTGGCTGACTGAAGGCGGAAAGATGTTTTACTTTGGTAACGATGGCGTAATGCAGACTGGTTGGTTAACAGATAGTGAAAAGCGTTACTTCCTTGGATCGGATGGAGCAGCAAAAATTGGCTGGTTTAACGATACAATTAATAGTTACTATTTTGGTACAAATGCAGAAATGTTAACAGGCTGGGTGTTAGATAATAATAATTGGTATTACCTAAATGCCGATGGCCCGATGGTTAAAGGCTGGATTTTGTCCAATCAAAAATGGTATTTCCTTAATAACAATGGGATCATGCAAACAGGCTGGTTATTAGACGGGGGATATTGGTATTATTTAAACACTAAAGGCGATATGCATATTGGTTGGATCTTAGTGGATAGTAAATGGTACTACTTAGATGCAAAAGGCAAGATGGTAACGGGTCAACAGATAATTGGCGGCAAAACATATGTGTTTTTCGATAATGGCGCGTTAAACGAAGGGCCAATTATTACTAAAACAAACTATAGTGTCACACTTGAGCAAATGGTCGATATCCAAATAAAGCTGAAGGATAGTCCGCAAACGGATAAATATCGCAACAGTAAAGCCTATGTTCATAGTGACTATATTACCGTTGATCCAGCGACCCCAACGAAGGGGATTGTCAACACGAATATCTTAAATGTTAGAGAAGCAACTAATGTCACCTCGCACATTTTTGGGATCTTAAAACTAGGCGATGCTGTCACGATTAAAACAACGGTAGGAGCTTGGCATGAGATTGCATATAACACGTGGCGGAATGCGAAACCAGAGGATGTTTCAACTTACGTTAACCCAGCAAATATTAGCTCAACTAGTGCAGAATACTTCCAATTCTTGATTCTTAATAAGAATGCGGGGACAAGTGCGAAAGAATTGAATGAGAAAACTTTGGCTGGAAAAGGAATTCTTGATGGGAAAGCTGGAGCATTTATTGAGGGAAGCTTAAAATATAATGTAAATGAAATTTATCTTATTTCCCATGCCTTGCTTGAAACCGGGAATGGCCTTTCAAATCTTGCTAAAGGAATTCTCGTTGATTCGGTGGATGGAGTGTCGGTAACACCTAGAACGGTTTTCAATATGTATGGTATTGGTGCTGTTGATCTCAACCCTGAAAAATTAGGAGCTGAATATGCCTATAAAATGGGCTGGTTCACTCCTGAATTAGCAATTATTGGTGGCGCAGAATTTATTGGAGAAAAATATATCAACCATCCAACCCATCAACAGAACACCCTTTATAAAATGAGATGGAATCCTGCAAATCCTGGCGTTCATCAATATGCCACAGATATTGGCTGGGCAACAAAGCAAGTATTTAATATAAAAAGAATCTATGATTCTATTAATAACTACACATTGTATTATGATATTCCACTATTTAAATAG